The Candidatus Aminicenantes bacterium genome includes a window with the following:
- a CDS encoding DUF2284 domain-containing protein: MEKYLQLAKKLKMEDAVLITPQQIYFDKRVQLKCRWGCDSNGNDNLKCSARGTTFNERIEMIRCYTRILLLHAHDARELTRASLEIERAAFLDGYYFASAIRCCNFCESCALELGKECPFPEKIRPCDQLFGIDMYKTARQLGFPCHVLKKKDEQQNRYGLVLID; the protein is encoded by the coding sequence ATGGAAAAATATCTGCAGCTGGCAAAAAAACTTAAAATGGAGGATGCCGTCCTGATCACTCCCCAACAAATATATTTCGACAAGCGCGTCCAGTTGAAATGCCGCTGGGGCTGCGACAGCAACGGCAACGACAACCTCAAGTGCAGCGCCAGGGGCACCACATTCAATGAGCGGATCGAAATGATCCGCTGCTACACGCGCATCCTGCTCCTGCATGCGCACGATGCCCGCGAGCTGACCCGGGCGTCGCTGGAAATCGAGCGGGCGGCTTTCCTTGACGGCTATTATTTCGCCAGCGCCATCCGCTGCTGCAACTTTTGCGAAAGCTGCGCTTTGGAGCTGGGCAAAGAGTGCCCTTTCCCCGAAAAGATACGCCCCTGCGACCAGTTGTTCGGAATCGACATGTACAAAACCGCCCGCCAGCTTGGCTTTCCCTGCCATGTCCTGAAAAAAAAGGACGAGCAGCAGAATCGTTACGGCCTGGTGCTGATCGACTAG
- a CDS encoding sigma-70 family RNA polymerase sigma factor, whose translation MDASSRLEQAYKSEKPRLLARVRAAGRSLEEAEDLVHDVYAETLARLPLAADIRNLPAWINSLFTRRLIDAWRHEKVRQASGETDVAEETLREIIKGAGLDPHEAYVRECLVDALNDALRVLPAAQRQVVEAQVFGDMTFREIAAATGESIDTLTARKRYALRNLSRALRHWIDG comes from the coding sequence ATGGATGCCAGCAGCCGGCTCGAGCAGGCCTACAAGAGCGAAAAGCCGCGTCTCCTGGCCCGGGTGCGCGCCGCCGGGCGCAGCCTTGAAGAGGCCGAGGACCTGGTGCATGACGTCTATGCCGAAACCCTGGCGCGCCTGCCCCTGGCGGCCGACATCCGCAACCTGCCGGCCTGGATCAATTCGCTGTTCACCCGGCGGCTGATCGACGCCTGGCGGCACGAGAAAGTGCGCCAAGCCTCCGGCGAGACCGACGTGGCCGAAGAGACCTTGCGCGAGATCATCAAGGGCGCGGGACTCGATCCCCATGAAGCGTATGTCAGGGAGTGCCTGGTGGACGCCCTCAACGACGCCCTGCGCGTCCTGCCTGCGGCCCAGCGTCAGGTGGTGGAAGCCCAGGTGTTCGGCGACATGACCTTCCGCGAGATCGCGGCGGCTACCGGCGAGAGCATCGATACCCTGACGGCGCGCAAGCGCTACGCCCTGCGCAACCTTTCCCGCGCCCTGCGGCACTGGATCGACGGATGA